One part of the Lapillicoccus jejuensis genome encodes these proteins:
- a CDS encoding primosomal protein N' — MTDSEPLFAAPSGPPVAGVVVDTGLPHLDRVFDYAVPPELDADAQPGVRVRVRFAGRDLDGYVVERRPRSGHEGRLQPLRKVVSAEPVLTPAVLASARAVADAGAGTLGDVLRLAVPKRHATAEKALADEATPPAVAPPDPGPWTAYPAGASYLRHVADGGAPTAAWTALPGQPDDRDWPAALAVAAATALAAGRGALLVVPDHRDLERVDAALAAALGKGAHVRLSADQGPQARYTAWLKVLRGHVRCVVGTRAAAFAPVHELGLVAVWDDGDDLHEEPRAPYPHVRDVLLERATREGAAALVAGFARSVAAEQLVRDGRLVPVVAPPAAVRRSAPRVVVAGDDVELERDGPAARAHLPSVAWRTAKQALERGPVLVQVPRRGYLPSLACAECREPARCPRCHGPMGVPAGRGVPTCRWCGTTYGASGFRCPHCDATALRTSVVGARRTAEELGRAFPGVPVRTSGSGEVLARVGAESALVIATPGAEPVAEGRYAAGLLLDAWALLDRPSLEASAEALRRWTGAGALVRGVADGGVLVLAGAPTHTTIPAVEALVRWDPAWLAGRELDERAQLQLPPTVTMAQVVGPRPAVLAALDDDALPEGLERLGPLPFRGRASGVGSRGSGPREDADGPEVVQVLLRTPRDAAPGLARGLHAVRAGRSARKEPDSVLVRMSPTDGT, encoded by the coding sequence GTGACCGACTCGGAGCCGTTGTTCGCGGCGCCGAGCGGGCCGCCGGTGGCGGGGGTGGTCGTCGACACGGGGCTGCCGCACCTGGACCGGGTGTTCGACTACGCCGTCCCGCCCGAGCTCGACGCGGACGCGCAGCCGGGGGTGCGGGTGCGGGTCCGCTTCGCCGGGCGCGACCTCGACGGGTACGTCGTCGAGCGCCGCCCGCGCTCCGGCCACGAGGGCCGGCTCCAGCCGCTGCGCAAGGTCGTCAGCGCCGAGCCCGTCCTCACCCCCGCGGTCCTCGCCAGCGCCCGGGCCGTCGCCGACGCCGGGGCGGGCACGCTCGGCGACGTCCTGCGGCTCGCCGTCCCCAAGCGGCACGCCACCGCCGAGAAGGCCCTCGCGGACGAGGCGACCCCGCCCGCTGTCGCGCCCCCCGATCCCGGCCCGTGGACCGCCTACCCCGCCGGGGCGTCCTACCTGCGCCACGTCGCCGACGGGGGCGCCCCCACCGCCGCGTGGACCGCGCTGCCGGGGCAGCCCGACGACCGCGACTGGCCCGCGGCGCTCGCCGTCGCCGCCGCCACCGCCCTCGCCGCCGGGCGCGGGGCCCTGCTCGTGGTCCCCGACCACCGCGACCTCGAACGCGTCGACGCCGCCCTCGCCGCGGCGCTCGGCAAGGGCGCGCACGTGCGGCTCAGCGCCGACCAGGGTCCGCAGGCGCGCTACACGGCCTGGCTCAAGGTGCTGCGCGGCCACGTGCGGTGCGTCGTCGGCACCCGCGCCGCCGCCTTCGCCCCGGTCCACGAGCTCGGTCTCGTCGCGGTCTGGGACGACGGGGACGACCTGCACGAGGAGCCGCGGGCGCCGTACCCGCATGTGCGCGACGTCCTACTCGAGCGGGCGACGCGCGAGGGGGCGGCCGCGCTCGTCGCAGGCTTCGCGCGCAGCGTCGCGGCCGAGCAGCTCGTCCGCGACGGGCGCCTCGTGCCGGTGGTCGCCCCACCCGCCGCCGTACGACGCTCCGCCCCGCGCGTCGTCGTCGCCGGCGACGACGTGGAGCTCGAGCGCGACGGCCCGGCCGCCCGCGCCCACCTGCCGTCGGTCGCGTGGCGCACCGCCAAGCAGGCACTCGAGCGCGGCCCGGTCCTCGTGCAGGTCCCGCGCCGCGGCTACCTGCCCTCGCTCGCGTGCGCCGAGTGCCGCGAGCCCGCGCGCTGCCCGCGCTGCCACGGGCCGATGGGGGTGCCCGCCGGCCGCGGCGTGCCCACCTGCCGCTGGTGCGGGACGACGTACGGCGCGTCCGGCTTCCGCTGCCCGCACTGCGACGCCACCGCGCTGCGGACCAGCGTCGTCGGCGCGCGGCGGACCGCGGAGGAGCTGGGCCGCGCCTTCCCCGGCGTGCCGGTGCGCACGTCCGGGTCGGGGGAGGTGCTCGCGCGGGTGGGCGCCGAGTCCGCCCTCGTCATCGCCACCCCGGGGGCCGAGCCGGTCGCCGAGGGCCGGTACGCCGCCGGGCTGCTGCTCGACGCGTGGGCGCTGCTCGACCGGCCGTCGCTCGAGGCGTCGGCGGAGGCGCTGCGGCGGTGGACCGGCGCGGGGGCGCTCGTGCGCGGCGTCGCCGACGGCGGGGTCCTCGTCCTCGCCGGCGCGCCCACGCACACGACGATCCCGGCCGTCGAGGCGCTCGTGCGCTGGGACCCGGCCTGGCTGGCGGGACGCGAGCTCGACGAGCGCGCCCAGCTGCAGCTGCCACCGACGGTGACGATGGCCCAGGTCGTCGGTCCCCGGCCGGCCGTGCTCGCCGCGCTCGACGACGACGCGCTGCCGGAGGGCCTCGAGCGGCTGGGGCCGCTGCCCTTCCGCGGCCGTGCGTCGGGGGTGGGGAGCCGGGGGAGCGGCCCGCGCGAGGACGCGGACGGGCCCGAGGTCGTCCAGGTCCTCCTGCGCACCCCCCGGGACGCGGCACCGGGACTGGCCCGGGGGCTGCACGCGGTCCGGGCCGGGCGCAGCGCCCGCAAGGAGCCGGACAGCGTGCTCGTGCGGATGTCGCCGACCGACGGGACCTGA
- the metK gene encoding methionine adenosyltransferase, protein MSRLFTSESVTEGHPDKICDQVSDAILDAMLEQDPHSRVAVETMVTTGLVHVAGEVTTQAYVEIPQIVRDTVLTIGYDSSTKGFDGASCGVEVSIGQQSPDIAQGVDTAYENRTGGVDPLDKQGAGDQGLMFGYACQDTADLMPLPIHLAHRLSERLTAVRKSGDVAYLRPDGKTQVTISYDGDKAVKLDTVVLSTQHAEDVSLEGLLQPDILEHVIRPVLEELKDSGSDLDTSDYRTLINPTGKFVIGGPMGDAGLTGRKIIVDTYGGMARHGGGAFSGKDPSKVDRSAAYAMRWVAKNVVAAGLATRCEIQVAYAIGAAKPVGLYVETFGTESAPVDRIQAAIGSVFDLRPGAIVDHLDLLRPIYKPTAAYGHFGRTAVEGVEGAFPWERTDKVEALQAALRG, encoded by the coding sequence GTGTCCCGCTTGTTCACGTCCGAGTCCGTCACCGAGGGCCACCCCGACAAGATCTGCGACCAGGTCAGCGACGCGATCCTCGACGCCATGCTCGAGCAGGACCCGCACAGCCGCGTGGCCGTCGAGACCATGGTGACGACCGGGCTCGTGCACGTCGCCGGCGAGGTCACGACGCAGGCCTACGTCGAGATCCCGCAGATCGTGCGCGACACCGTCCTGACGATCGGCTACGACTCCTCGACCAAGGGCTTCGACGGCGCCTCCTGCGGCGTCGAGGTCTCCATCGGCCAGCAGTCGCCCGACATCGCGCAGGGCGTGGACACGGCGTACGAGAACCGCACCGGCGGGGTCGACCCGCTCGACAAGCAGGGCGCGGGCGACCAGGGCCTGATGTTCGGCTACGCCTGCCAGGACACCGCCGACCTCATGCCGCTGCCGATCCACCTCGCGCACCGGCTCTCCGAGCGGCTCACCGCGGTGCGCAAGAGCGGCGACGTCGCCTACCTGCGCCCCGACGGCAAGACCCAGGTGACGATCTCCTACGACGGCGACAAGGCCGTCAAGCTCGACACCGTCGTCCTGTCGACGCAGCATGCCGAGGACGTCTCGCTCGAGGGGCTGCTGCAGCCCGACATCCTCGAGCACGTCATCCGCCCCGTCCTCGAGGAGCTCAAGGACTCCGGGTCGGACCTCGACACCTCGGACTACCGCACGCTGATCAACCCGACCGGCAAGTTCGTCATCGGCGGCCCGATGGGCGACGCCGGCCTCACCGGCCGCAAGATCATCGTCGACACCTACGGCGGCATGGCCCGCCACGGCGGCGGCGCCTTCTCCGGCAAGGACCCGAGCAAGGTCGACCGCTCGGCCGCGTACGCGATGCGCTGGGTCGCCAAGAACGTCGTCGCCGCCGGCCTCGCGACCCGCTGCGAGATCCAGGTCGCCTACGCCATCGGCGCGGCCAAGCCGGTCGGCCTCTACGTCGAGACCTTCGGCACCGAGTCCGCCCCGGTCGACAGGATCCAGGCCGCCATCGGCTCGGTCTTCGACCTGCGCCCCGGCGCCATCGTCGACCACCTCGACCTGCTCCGCCCGATCTACAAGCCCACCGCCGCCTACGGCCACTTCGGCCGCACCGCCGTCGAGGGCGTCGAGGGTGCCTTCCCGTGGGAGCGCACCGACAAGGTCGAGGCCCTCCAGGCCGCCCTCCGCGGCTGA
- the coaBC gene encoding bifunctional phosphopantothenoylcysteine decarboxylase/phosphopantothenate--cysteine ligase CoaBC yields MGRRVVLGVGGGIAAYKVASLLRLLTESGHDVTVVPTDAALRFVGAPTWEALSGRAVMTHVWDDVPQVPHVRIGKEAELVVVAPATADLLARAAAGLADDLLTTTLLTARCPVLLAPAMHTEMWEHPATRANVATLRSRGTTVLDPASGRLTGSDTGPGRLPEPEEILAAALALLAEADAPAGPLAGRHVVVTSGGTREPLDPVRYLGNRSSGKQGHALAQVAAARGARVTLVTTATGLPVPAGVDVVPVETALELQDAVTSAAAGADAVVMAAAVADFRPAHVASAKIKKTHDDTAAGPDESAPVVELVRNPDVLAGLVAARGAAISPVVVGFAAETGDEHGSVLDHARAKLARKGCDLLVANEVGAGVAFGTDANTVHLLFGERAGRRTPADRQVGPAPKTEVAAAVWDAVQGLLEA; encoded by the coding sequence GTGGGCCGCCGGGTCGTCCTCGGCGTCGGCGGCGGGATCGCCGCCTACAAGGTCGCCTCGCTGCTACGCCTGCTCACCGAGTCCGGGCACGACGTCACCGTCGTCCCGACCGACGCCGCGCTGCGCTTCGTCGGCGCCCCCACCTGGGAGGCCCTGTCGGGGCGGGCGGTGATGACGCACGTCTGGGACGACGTGCCGCAGGTCCCGCACGTGCGGATCGGCAAGGAGGCCGAGCTCGTCGTCGTCGCCCCCGCGACGGCCGACCTGCTCGCCCGCGCCGCCGCCGGCCTCGCCGACGACCTGCTGACGACGACCCTGCTCACCGCCCGCTGCCCGGTGCTCCTCGCCCCGGCCATGCACACCGAGATGTGGGAGCACCCGGCCACCCGGGCCAACGTCGCCACCCTGCGCTCGCGCGGGACGACGGTCCTCGACCCGGCCAGCGGCCGCCTCACCGGGTCCGACACCGGGCCCGGCCGGCTGCCCGAGCCGGAGGAGATCCTCGCCGCGGCGCTCGCGCTGCTGGCGGAGGCGGACGCGCCCGCCGGGCCGCTGGCTGGGCGGCACGTCGTCGTGACCTCCGGGGGGACGCGCGAGCCGCTGGACCCCGTGCGCTACCTCGGCAACCGCAGCTCGGGCAAGCAGGGGCACGCGCTGGCCCAGGTCGCCGCCGCGCGCGGCGCGCGGGTCACGCTCGTGACGACCGCGACCGGGCTGCCGGTGCCCGCCGGCGTCGACGTCGTCCCGGTCGAGACCGCGCTCGAGCTGCAGGACGCCGTGACCTCGGCCGCCGCGGGCGCCGACGCCGTCGTCATGGCCGCCGCCGTCGCCGACTTCCGCCCCGCCCACGTCGCGAGCGCCAAGATCAAGAAGACCCACGACGACACCGCCGCCGGCCCCGACGAGTCGGCCCCCGTCGTCGAGCTCGTCCGCAACCCCGACGTCCTCGCCGGGCTCGTCGCCGCGCGCGGCGCCGCCATCTCGCCCGTCGTCGTCGGGTTCGCCGCCGAGACCGGCGACGAGCACGGCTCGGTCCTCGACCACGCCCGGGCCAAGCTGGCCCGCAAGGGCTGCGACCTGCTCGTCGCCAACGAGGTCGGCGCCGGCGTGGCGTTCGGCACCGACGCGAACACCGTCCACCTGCTCTTCGGCGAGCGGGCGGGGCGCCGTACCCCCGCGGACCGGCAGGTCGGTCCCGCCCCCAAGACGGAGGTCGCGGCCGCCGTGTGGGACGCCGTCCAGGGCCTGCTCGAGGCCTGA
- the rpoZ gene encoding DNA-directed RNA polymerase subunit omega, with amino-acid sequence MAGTVANPIGITKPPIDDLLEIADSKYALVIYAAKRARQINAYYAQLQEGLLDYVGPLVETEVSEKPLSISLREINEGLLSAEKTETEE; translated from the coding sequence ATGGCTGGAACCGTCGCCAACCCGATCGGGATCACCAAGCCGCCGATCGACGACCTTCTCGAGATCGCCGACAGCAAGTACGCCCTGGTCATCTACGCCGCCAAGCGCGCGCGCCAGATCAACGCCTACTACGCCCAGCTGCAGGAGGGCCTGCTCGACTACGTCGGCCCGCTCGTCGAGACCGAGGTCTCCGAGAAGCCGCTGTCGATCTCGCTGCGCGAGATCAACGAGGGTCTGCTCTCCGCGGAGAAGACCGAGACCGAGGAGTAG
- the gmk gene encoding guanylate kinase: protein MTGRLTVLAGPTAVGKGTVAAYVRAHVPSVWLSVSMTTRPPRPGEVDGVHYHFVDDEEFDRLAADGEFLEHAVVHGRAKYGTPRGPVDRALAEGRLALLEIDLQGARQVRTTMPEALFVFLQPPSWDELVRRLVGRGTETQEEREVRLETARRELAAVEEFDEVVTNDDVRRASEHLVSLMRSRQRPD, encoded by the coding sequence GTGACCGGGCGGCTGACGGTCCTCGCCGGGCCGACGGCCGTGGGGAAGGGCACGGTGGCGGCGTACGTGCGCGCCCACGTGCCCTCGGTGTGGCTCTCGGTGTCGATGACCACCCGGCCCCCGCGCCCGGGGGAGGTCGACGGCGTGCACTACCACTTCGTCGACGACGAGGAGTTCGACCGGCTCGCGGCCGACGGGGAGTTCCTCGAGCACGCCGTGGTGCACGGGCGGGCCAAGTACGGCACGCCGCGCGGTCCGGTCGACCGCGCGCTCGCCGAGGGGCGGCTCGCCCTGCTCGAGATCGACCTCCAGGGCGCCCGCCAGGTCCGCACGACCATGCCCGAGGCGCTCTTCGTCTTCCTCCAGCCCCCGTCGTGGGACGAGCTGGTCCGCCGCCTCGTCGGCCGCGGCACGGAGACGCAGGAGGAGCGCGAGGTCCGCCTGGAGACCGCGCGGCGCGAGCTCGCCGCCGTGGAGGAGTTCGACGAGGTCGTCACCAACGACGACGTCCGGCGGGCGAGCGAACACCTCGTATCATTGATGCGGTCGCGCCAGCGGCCCGACTGA
- the mihF gene encoding integration host factor, actinobacterial type, with product MALPPLTPEQRAAALEKAAGARRERAAVKNRLKYSQGSLGEVITLGRENEVIGKMKVSALLESMPGVGRVRARQIMEEIGISESRRVRGLGANQSAALIARFDTPSS from the coding sequence GTGGCCCTTCCCCCGCTGACCCCGGAGCAACGCGCGGCCGCGTTGGAGAAGGCCGCCGGCGCGCGCCGGGAGCGGGCCGCGGTGAAGAACCGGCTCAAGTACTCCCAGGGGTCGCTCGGCGAGGTCATCACGCTCGGGCGCGAGAACGAGGTCATCGGCAAGATGAAGGTCTCGGCCCTGCTGGAGTCGATGCCCGGCGTCGGCCGGGTGCGCGCCCGGCAGATCATGGAGGAGATCGGCATCTCCGAGTCGCGTCGGGTGCGCGGGCTCGGGGCCAACCAGTCCGCCGCCCTCATCGCGCGCTTCGACACCCCCTCGTCGTGA
- the pyrF gene encoding orotidine-5'-phosphate decarboxylase produces MTPFGTRLRAATDTFGPLCAGLDPHRGLVEAWGLDYSVAGLERFAMTCVDAFAGHVGVVKPQSAFFEVFGSAGVAVLERVVADLRAAGTLVVVDAKRGDIGSTMQAYADAYLADGSPLAGDALTVSPYLGYGALRPALDLAAATGRGLFVLALTSNPEGPAVQHARLDESGSVAGSVVAGAAADNADAVARGELGHVGLVVGATVGSAVQDLGLDLAAAGTPILAPGFGAQGGSLDSVRRVFGPALPQVLASSSRDVLSAGPDVAALRERAVATAEALREAVASG; encoded by the coding sequence ATGACCCCCTTCGGCACCCGCCTGCGCGCTGCGACGGACACCTTCGGGCCGCTCTGCGCCGGGCTCGACCCGCACCGCGGCCTCGTCGAGGCGTGGGGCCTGGACTACTCGGTGGCCGGGCTGGAGCGGTTCGCGATGACCTGCGTCGACGCCTTCGCCGGACACGTCGGCGTCGTCAAGCCGCAGTCGGCGTTCTTCGAGGTCTTCGGCTCGGCCGGCGTCGCGGTCCTCGAGCGGGTCGTCGCCGACCTGCGCGCCGCGGGCACGCTCGTCGTCGTCGACGCCAAGCGCGGCGACATCGGCTCGACCATGCAGGCGTACGCCGACGCCTACCTCGCCGACGGCTCGCCCCTGGCCGGGGACGCGCTCACCGTCAGCCCCTACCTCGGGTACGGCGCCCTGCGCCCCGCCCTCGACCTCGCCGCCGCCACCGGCCGGGGTCTGTTCGTCCTCGCCCTCACCTCCAACCCCGAGGGCCCGGCAGTCCAGCACGCACGCCTCGACGAGAGCGGCAGCGTCGCCGGGTCGGTCGTCGCGGGTGCGGCGGCCGACAACGCGGACGCCGTCGCGCGGGGGGAGCTGGGGCACGTCGGCCTCGTCGTCGGCGCCACCGTGGGCAGCGCGGTGCAGGACCTCGGGCTCGACCTCGCCGCCGCCGGCACCCCGATCCTCGCCCCCGGCTTCGGGGCCCAGGGCGGCAGCCTCGACAGCGTGCGCCGGGTCTTCGGCCCGGCGCTGCCGCAGGTCCTGGCCAGCAGCAGCCGCGACGTCCTCTCCGCCGGCCCCGACGTCGCCGCCCTGCGCGAGCGGGCGGTGGCCACCGCCGAGGCGTTGCGCGAGGCGGTCGCGTCGGGCTGA
- a CDS encoding dihydroorotate dehydrogenase, producing MADLSTDLAGAVLPNPLMTASGCAANGRELHRFLDVAGLGAFVTKSVMRGPRSGRGTPRMAETPSGMLNSIGLQGPGIDAFVEDDLPWLASVGARALVSIAGSDAEEFAEVARRLRDSEAFSAVVGVEVNISCPNVANRGLVFACQPDSSAAVLTLVREQLPGVPLFAKLSPDVTDLVLIAEACLAAGADGLTMVNTLLGMAIDLDRMRPHLGGVTGGLSGPAIRPVAVRAIWQVHGAMLTGRLRPAPIIGVGGVHSGRDALELVAAGASAVQVGTATFHDPTSPARVLRELETLLDERGLDLAGAVGLAHERTA from the coding sequence ATGGCCGACCTCAGCACCGACCTCGCCGGCGCCGTCCTGCCCAACCCGCTCATGACGGCGAGTGGCTGCGCCGCCAACGGCCGCGAGCTGCACCGCTTCCTCGACGTCGCCGGGCTCGGCGCCTTCGTCACCAAGTCGGTCATGCGCGGGCCGCGCTCCGGCCGGGGGACCCCGCGGATGGCCGAGACGCCGTCCGGGATGCTCAACTCGATCGGCCTGCAGGGTCCCGGGATCGACGCCTTCGTCGAGGACGACCTGCCGTGGCTCGCCTCGGTCGGCGCCCGCGCGCTGGTCTCCATCGCCGGCTCGGACGCCGAGGAGTTCGCCGAGGTCGCCCGGCGGCTGCGCGACAGCGAGGCGTTCTCCGCCGTCGTCGGGGTGGAGGTCAACATCTCCTGCCCCAACGTGGCCAACCGCGGCCTGGTCTTCGCCTGCCAGCCCGACTCGTCGGCCGCCGTGCTGACGCTCGTGCGCGAGCAGCTGCCCGGGGTGCCGCTCTTCGCCAAGCTCAGCCCCGACGTCACCGACCTCGTCCTCATCGCCGAGGCCTGCCTGGCCGCCGGCGCCGACGGGCTGACGATGGTCAACACGCTGCTCGGCATGGCCATCGACCTGGACCGGATGCGGCCCCACCTCGGCGGCGTCACCGGCGGGCTGTCCGGCCCGGCCATCCGCCCGGTCGCCGTCCGCGCCATCTGGCAGGTCCACGGCGCCATGCTCACCGGGCGCCTGCGGCCCGCGCCGATCATCGGCGTCGGAGGCGTCCACTCCGGCCGCGACGCCCTCGAGCTCGTCGCCGCGGGCGCGTCGGCCGTCCAGGTCGGCACGGCCACCTTCCACGACCCCACCTCGCCCGCGCGCGTCCTGCGCGAGCTCGAGACGCTGCTCGACGAGCGCGGCCTCGACCTCGCCGGCGCCGTCGGCCTGGCCCACGAGAGGACCGCATGA
- a CDS encoding dihydroorotate dehydrogenase electron transfer subunit — MSGEVPDTPVAQVAARLLSNEPVGAYRHLVLDAAAVAAPARPGQFVAVAVGGDDTAHLLRRCFSIHRVDPAAGTVELVVADAGAGTHWLVGLRPGAAVDVVGPLGTPFPLPDEPTGCVLVGGGYGSAPLGWLAEQLRAAGSHVELVLGAATADRLFGVEAGRRTADAVSVTTDDGSAGTKGWVSDVLPEVIGRSSATTLYACGPMAMLRSVTDVAAAHRAVAHVAVEEAMACGIGICMTCVMPVVQDDGQTKMVRSCLEGPVFRGDAVRWEAFADGRCAVPADAVGAPVAAGGGGH, encoded by the coding sequence GTGAGCGGCGAGGTCCCCGACACCCCGGTCGCGCAGGTGGCCGCCCGGCTGCTCTCGAACGAGCCGGTCGGCGCCTACCGCCACCTCGTCCTCGACGCGGCCGCCGTCGCCGCCCCGGCCCGCCCGGGGCAGTTCGTCGCCGTCGCCGTCGGCGGGGACGACACGGCTCACCTGCTGCGCCGCTGCTTCTCGATCCACCGCGTGGACCCGGCCGCGGGCACCGTCGAGCTCGTCGTCGCCGACGCCGGCGCCGGCACGCACTGGCTCGTCGGCCTGCGACCCGGAGCGGCGGTCGACGTCGTCGGCCCGCTCGGGACGCCGTTCCCACTGCCCGACGAGCCGACCGGCTGCGTGCTCGTCGGCGGCGGCTACGGCAGCGCCCCGCTCGGCTGGCTGGCCGAGCAGCTGCGGGCCGCCGGCAGCCACGTCGAGCTCGTCCTCGGCGCCGCCACGGCCGACCGGCTCTTCGGGGTCGAGGCGGGGCGTCGTACGGCGGACGCGGTGAGCGTCACCACCGACGACGGCTCGGCCGGGACGAAGGGGTGGGTGAGCGACGTCCTGCCCGAGGTCATCGGGCGCTCGTCGGCGACCACGCTCTACGCCTGCGGGCCGATGGCCATGCTGCGGTCGGTGACCGACGTGGCCGCCGCCCACCGCGCCGTCGCGCACGTCGCCGTCGAGGAGGCGATGGCCTGCGGCATCGGGATCTGCATGACCTGCGTCATGCCCGTCGTCCAGGACGACGGGCAGACCAAGATGGTGCGCTCCTGCCTCGAGGGGCCGGTCTTCCGCGGCGACGCCGTGCGCTGGGAGGCCTTCGCCGACGGGCGGTGCGCCGTGCCTGCCGACGCGGTGGGAGCGCCGGTGGCCGCCGGGGGAGGGGGGCACTGA